The proteins below are encoded in one region of Spirochaetota bacterium:
- the glnA gene encoding type I glutamate--ammonia ligase — protein MEAIFDPIYLVNGHKEHTSISDILKIIKERNIEFLDLKFTDLFGRLHHYTLTADRADEELFAVGTGFDGSSIRGFQSIHESDMLMRPDPNTAFIDPFFDHRTISFLCDIIDPVARRRYTKDSRYIGEKAIEYIRSTGIADMAYFGPEPEFFIFDKVQYEQTQNKAFYEVDSSEASWNSAKGEQNLGYKIPYKQGYFPTSPHDQLHNLRSKMVEVLRSCGIKVNLHHHEVATAGQTEIGLVVDELVRQADALVMYKYIIKNVAHRYNKTVTFMPKPIFMDNGSGMHVHVSLWKENRNIFYDFGKYADLSDYARYFIGGIFAHIEAVLAFAAPTTNSYRRLVPGYEAPINLVYSARNRSAAVRIPMYSTSEKAKRIEFRCPDPSANPYLAFAAIIMAGMDGIENRLEPPDPIDEDIYELSPHEKRNIRNTPGTLKEVIDGLERDCSFLLKGDVFTVDLIESYIAHKRLHEIDQIALRPHPWEYALYYEI, from the coding sequence ATGGAAGCTATTTTTGACCCTATCTATCTGGTTAATGGTCATAAGGAGCATACCTCCATTTCAGATATACTTAAGATAATAAAAGAACGTAACATAGAATTTCTGGATCTTAAGTTTACTGACCTGTTTGGCAGGCTTCACCATTATACATTAACTGCTGACAGAGCAGATGAAGAGCTGTTTGCAGTGGGAACAGGTTTTGATGGTTCCTCAATACGAGGATTTCAGTCTATTCATGAAAGTGACATGCTCATGCGCCCTGACCCTAATACTGCGTTTATTGACCCATTCTTTGACCACAGGACAATTTCATTCCTTTGTGATATCATTGATCCGGTAGCTAGAAGGCGGTATACCAAAGACTCGCGGTATATAGGTGAAAAAGCAATTGAATATATTCGCTCTACTGGTATAGCCGATATGGCGTACTTTGGCCCCGAACCTGAATTTTTCATCTTTGACAAAGTACAGTACGAACAAACACAGAACAAAGCATTCTATGAGGTTGACTCATCTGAAGCCAGCTGGAACTCTGCAAAAGGTGAACAAAACTTAGGATATAAGATACCTTATAAGCAGGGATACTTCCCTACTTCACCACATGATCAACTTCATAATCTACGTTCAAAAATGGTGGAGGTACTGCGTTCATGCGGTATTAAGGTCAATCTTCATCACCATGAAGTTGCAACAGCAGGCCAAACTGAGATTGGTCTTGTGGTTGATGAACTTGTACGACAGGCCGATGCGCTGGTAATGTATAAGTATATTATCAAAAACGTAGCACACCGATATAACAAAACCGTTACATTCATGCCAAAGCCTATTTTTATGGATAATGGTTCAGGTATGCACGTCCATGTCAGCTTATGGAAGGAAAACAGGAATATCTTCTATGACTTTGGCAAGTATGCAGATTTAAGTGACTATGCACGGTATTTCATTGGTGGAATTTTTGCTCACATTGAGGCAGTGCTGGCATTTGCAGCCCCTACAACCAATTCATACAGGCGGCTTGTTCCCGGTTATGAGGCACCTATCAATCTGGTTTACTCGGCACGTAACCGTTCAGCTGCAGTGCGAATACCAATGTACAGCACCAGCGAAAAAGCAAAACGCATTGAGTTCAGGTGCCCTGATCCATCAGCCAACCCATATTTAGCATTTGCGGCCATTATCATGGCTGGAATGGATGGCATTGAAAACAGATTAGAGCCACCTGACCCCATTGATGAGGATATCTATGAACTATCGCCCCATGAAAAAAGGAACATACGAAATACGCCTGGAACTTTGAAAGAAGTTATAGATGGCCTTGAGCGTGATTGTTCCTTCCTTTTGAAAGGCGATGTATTCACGGTTGATCTTATTGAAAGCTATATTGCCCACAAGCGATTGCATGAGATAGATCAGATAGCTTTAAGACCCCATCCATGGGAATATGCACTTTACTATGAAATTTAG
- a CDS encoding HEAT repeat domain-containing protein: MTKAQPSHTIEQIMEQIQTGDDSIRNKAFEEILEYGKDAIVPLITLLSHPDEQIRDSVIWALCQMKEYAGQALVQELSNKNPIIRESAAFCLGICKNPLASKALIPLLKDENEKVRETAAWSLVKIGFEDPQTIQDIVSCLYDDSILVKDTAKWILEHIGEPAFEPLLQQLMQSSRNSDDIIPILAKIASPKLDTLINLLTTTRDIQQLSYIIQLLGQLREPDAITYLIPFVNHSNRQIIITTIDALITIGELTIEPLFGKINDESIFPINEMMPLFIRYKKFSVPKLIEMMQSPNPSLRIFAARSLGVIEDKRAIEHLIQGLSDPNPQFVEACARALSAFSNRMSIKPLTQLIMNENYPIIKSSAIYALSKSIDSNTANSLLTFFHDAPLIVKKRLIQLASYFPSDESENLLQQALAIDDDDCKMLAIQGLKHIGTEKSIDCVRAAIINENPFISDEARTALKEIIERKQRGNIKTLDNYDDFI, encoded by the coding sequence ATGACAAAAGCTCAACCATCACATACTATAGAGCAGATAATGGAACAGATACAGACAGGTGACGATAGTATACGCAATAAAGCATTTGAAGAAATACTAGAATACGGAAAAGATGCTATAGTACCTCTTATCACGCTACTTTCACATCCTGATGAGCAGATACGCGACAGTGTAATATGGGCATTATGCCAGATGAAAGAATATGCAGGCCAGGCCCTTGTACAGGAACTATCGAACAAAAACCCAATAATACGTGAATCCGCAGCATTTTGTTTAGGGATTTGCAAAAACCCACTAGCATCAAAAGCATTAATTCCTCTTTTAAAAGATGAAAACGAAAAGGTTAGAGAAACCGCAGCATGGTCACTGGTAAAAATTGGCTTTGAGGATCCGCAAACTATTCAGGACATTGTCAGTTGTTTGTATGATGATAGTATCCTGGTTAAAGATACCGCAAAGTGGATTTTAGAACATATTGGTGAGCCCGCATTTGAACCACTATTGCAACAATTAATGCAATCATCCCGAAACAGCGATGATATTATACCTATCCTTGCAAAAATTGCCTCACCTAAACTTGACACGTTGATTAATCTTCTTACAACTACACGCGACATACAGCAGCTATCATACATCATCCAATTATTAGGCCAATTGCGCGAACCTGATGCCATTACATATCTCATACCTTTTGTCAATCACAGCAACAGGCAGATAATTATAACCACCATTGATGCACTCATTACTATTGGCGAGTTGACTATTGAACCATTGTTTGGAAAGATTAATGATGAAAGCATCTTTCCCATCAATGAGATGATGCCACTGTTTATACGATACAAAAAGTTTTCTGTGCCTAAACTCATAGAAATGATGCAATCACCAAACCCAAGCCTTCGTATTTTTGCAGCACGTTCGTTAGGTGTCATTGAGGACAAACGCGCAATTGAGCATCTTATACAGGGGCTTTCTGACCCTAACCCCCAATTTGTGGAAGCATGTGCACGGGCACTCAGTGCATTCAGTAATAGAATGAGTATTAAGCCATTAACCCAACTCATAATGAATGAAAATTATCCAATTATTAAATCAAGTGCAATCTATGCCCTTTCAAAAAGTATTGATAGCAATACAGCAAACAGTTTGCTAACGTTTTTTCATGATGCCCCACTTATTGTAAAAAAACGCCTGATACAGCTGGCTTCATATTTCCCCTCTGATGAATCAGAAAATCTATTGCAACAGGCACTGGCTATAGACGATGATGATTGCAAGATGCTGGCCATACAGGGATTAAAACATATTGGCACTGAAAAATCTATAGACTGTGTACGAGCAGCAATTATAAATGAAAACCCATTTATAAGTGATGAAGCAAGAACAGCATTAAAAGAAATAATTGAAAGAAAACAGCGCGGAAACATAAAAACACTTGATAATTATGACGATTTTATTTGA
- a CDS encoding SPFH domain-containing protein: MENYIANIDWALVISIAIIAIAAILIFIKVNLKICEPNEILIFSGRKRKLPSGEVVGYRVIRGGYGLRVPLLERVSRLSLSIIPITLEIEGALSNGMIPLSIVAIAHVKIASKEGGGLENAVERLLGKPSSEVETIAKNTIEGVLRGVIATFTPEEANYQRIELEKKVYDLAKDELMKLGFTLDSVKIEEIKDSQGYLDAVGRQRNAIVKRDARIKEAEAEAEAKIVEYNARKKASDVEFQSRIAIEEYENNFRERKALLNESTFQKEVRAEYAKKLAELKHLNELEELKKDVNAKKYTAEVIIPAEAEKKAQELKAMGQSSYLKEQGIAMAEAVSKMRAEWQNGNTKELFMLHLLPNIVDSVSTVLKDNLKVEKLVVMGDGGIPRHVGDVTSTVVSFIEQIKTATGMDLTKILDEKKSLPVKKELE, encoded by the coding sequence ATGGAAAACTACATAGCAAATATTGATTGGGCACTGGTTATTTCAATAGCTATCATTGCAATTGCAGCAATTCTTATTTTTATCAAAGTCAATCTTAAAATTTGCGAGCCAAACGAGATTTTGATCTTCTCGGGGCGTAAGCGCAAACTCCCCAGTGGAGAAGTTGTGGGATATCGTGTAATACGTGGGGGTTATGGTCTGCGTGTTCCTCTTTTAGAGCGCGTTTCACGGCTGTCACTTTCAATTATCCCCATCACGCTGGAGATAGAAGGGGCGCTTTCCAATGGTATGATACCATTAAGTATTGTGGCGATAGCTCATGTTAAGATTGCTTCAAAAGAAGGTGGTGGACTGGAAAATGCTGTTGAACGGCTCCTTGGCAAACCTTCATCCGAAGTTGAAACTATTGCTAAGAATACCATCGAAGGTGTTCTGCGTGGTGTTATTGCAACATTCACCCCAGAGGAGGCTAACTACCAGAGGATAGAACTTGAAAAGAAAGTATACGATTTAGCCAAAGATGAGCTAATGAAATTAGGATTTACCCTGGATTCGGTAAAGATTGAGGAAATCAAGGATTCTCAGGGATATCTTGATGCTGTTGGGCGTCAGCGCAATGCTATTGTTAAGCGTGATGCCCGCATTAAAGAAGCTGAAGCCGAAGCAGAAGCAAAAATCGTTGAGTACAATGCCAGAAAAAAAGCAAGTGATGTTGAATTTCAGTCTAGAATTGCTATCGAAGAATATGAAAACAATTTCAGGGAACGCAAGGCATTGCTAAACGAATCAACCTTTCAGAAAGAAGTACGGGCAGAATACGCAAAGAAACTGGCCGAGCTGAAGCATCTTAATGAACTGGAAGAATTAAAGAAGGATGTCAATGCAAAAAAATACACTGCTGAAGTAATAATCCCTGCTGAAGCTGAAAAGAAAGCACAGGAATTAAAAGCCATGGGACAATCATCATATCTTAAAGAACAGGGTATTGCCATGGCTGAAGCAGTAAGCAAGATGCGTGCTGAATGGCAAAATGGTAACACCAAGGAACTGTTTATGCTGCACCTTTTGCCTAACATTGTGGATAGTGTGTCTACAGTGCTCAAGGACAACTTGAAAGTAGAAAAGCTTGTTGTTATGGGTGATGGTGGCATACCCAGGCATGTGGGAGATGTTACTTCTACAGTAGTGTCATTCATAGAGCAAATCAAAACTGCAACAGGGATGGATTTAACCAAGATTTTAGATGAAAAGAAGTCTCTGCCGGTAAAAAAGGAGCTTGAATAA
- the cyaB gene encoding class IV adenylate cyclase: MLEVEIKSKCEDLDSVKKIIIDLGGTFISTEVEDDCYFNHPSRDFGKTDEALRIRKVNDMVFCTYKGPKLGGKTKTRFEKEVQIHDADAMQEILQKLGFIVYGRVQKRREVYLLNEVTICCDDVKGLGTFVELEMISNNREEAEKRLFALAEKLGLSDFITTSYLEMVKGG, translated from the coding sequence ATGTTAGAAGTTGAGATCAAATCAAAATGTGAAGATCTGGATAGCGTTAAGAAAATAATTATAGATTTGGGAGGCACTTTTATTTCTACCGAGGTGGAAGATGATTGCTATTTTAATCATCCATCACGTGATTTTGGAAAAACCGATGAGGCATTGCGGATTAGAAAAGTCAACGATATGGTTTTCTGCACCTACAAAGGACCAAAACTGGGTGGAAAAACTAAAACACGTTTTGAAAAAGAGGTACAGATTCATGATGCTGATGCAATGCAGGAGATATTGCAAAAGTTAGGGTTTATAGTATATGGAAGAGTTCAGAAAAGACGTGAAGTATATTTGTTGAATGAGGTTACTATATGCTGTGATGATGTTAAAGGCCTGGGAACTTTTGTTGAATTGGAGATGATAAGCAATAATCGGGAGGAAGCTGAAAAAAGGCTCTTTGCACTGGCTGAAAAATTAGGACTTTCTGATTTTATTACAACTTCGTATTTAGAGATGGTAAAAGGAGGGTAA
- a CDS encoding VIT1/CCC1 transporter family protein has translation MQKHLTPETILMIIKFQKSELTEYHIYNLLASHIKNHHNARILKKVAEDEKKHYEFWKSYTHSDVKPDRWKIIKYYIISRLFGLTFGIKLMERSEEQAQVSYKSLESIIPEVKKIIKDEHAHEKELYILLEEEHLQYVGSVVLGLNDALVELTGTLAGLSFALANTRLIALAGLITGIAAALSMAASEYLSSKAEEAKDALKSAIYTGIAYIITVVLLIIPYFVAGHYLVALGITLVIALLIIFLFNYYIAIAKDLNFKKRFSEMAIISLGVACISFAIGFFIKKYMGIDV, from the coding sequence ATGCAAAAGCATTTAACTCCTGAAACCATATTAATGATCATTAAATTTCAGAAAAGTGAATTAACCGAATACCATATCTATAATCTTTTAGCTTCGCATATTAAGAACCATCATAATGCACGCATATTGAAAAAAGTAGCAGAAGATGAAAAAAAGCATTATGAGTTCTGGAAAAGTTACACTCATTCAGACGTAAAACCTGATAGGTGGAAGATAATAAAATACTATATTATCTCTCGTTTATTTGGCCTGACATTTGGCATAAAATTAATGGAACGCAGCGAAGAACAGGCGCAAGTTTCTTACAAATCTTTAGAATCAATCATCCCTGAAGTAAAAAAAATCATCAAGGACGAACATGCTCACGAAAAAGAATTATATATCTTGCTTGAGGAAGAACATCTTCAGTATGTTGGCTCAGTAGTGCTGGGACTTAACGATGCCCTGGTAGAATTAACCGGCACATTAGCTGGACTTTCATTTGCACTGGCAAACACACGACTTATTGCCTTAGCAGGTCTTATAACCGGTATTGCAGCTGCGTTATCTATGGCAGCATCAGAATATCTTTCAAGCAAAGCTGAAGAAGCAAAGGATGCGTTGAAGTCAGCCATATATACAGGAATTGCCTATATCATCACTGTGGTGCTTTTAATCATCCCATATTTTGTGGCAGGCCATTACCTGGTTGCTCTTGGCATCACATTGGTAATTGCACTTTTGATAATCTTTCTTTTTAATTACTATATTGCCATTGCAAAAGACCTTAATTTTAAAAAACGTTTTTCCGAAATGGCAATAATCAGTTTGGGTGTTGCATGCATATCTTTTGCCATTGGTTTCTTTATAAAAAAATACATGGGCATTGATGTGTAA
- a CDS encoding GerMN domain-containing protein, with amino-acid sequence MATKRKKNSAKTRKSTAKKNISSKKRSSTSSNAPYVLIIMALAAGLIFLLSVKTDTIKQIIPKKDTALEGNKSNSSTNDVSKNLKADNSRKDFDSKDKPEQELSHKEKKKDDEGAIVKAKVYFLFYNEKADKIELRPVVRDVNAKVPVKAVLEELIKGPTKLEEKKGYVTAIPPTLKVIDVSIINNIAFINFNGALEEGAAGNIMLNRLDQIVYTATQFDNVDGIHILINGQRKRFLGPDGISIAGPLKRH; translated from the coding sequence ATGGCTACAAAGAGAAAAAAAAATTCTGCTAAAACCAGAAAATCAACAGCAAAGAAAAATATTTCTTCAAAGAAACGCTCGTCCACGTCTTCCAATGCTCCTTATGTGCTGATAATAATGGCATTGGCGGCTGGTTTGATTTTTTTGTTATCAGTAAAGACTGATACCATTAAACAGATAATTCCCAAGAAAGACACAGCTTTAGAAGGGAACAAAAGTAATAGTAGCACCAATGATGTAAGCAAGAACTTGAAGGCTGATAATAGCCGTAAGGATTTTGATAGCAAAGATAAACCTGAACAGGAACTATCGCACAAAGAAAAAAAGAAGGACGATGAAGGTGCTATTGTTAAGGCAAAAGTTTATTTTTTATTCTATAATGAAAAGGCTGATAAAATTGAACTGCGGCCTGTTGTGCGTGATGTCAATGCAAAGGTCCCCGTAAAAGCTGTGCTTGAAGAATTAATAAAGGGCCCAACAAAATTAGAAGAAAAGAAGGGGTATGTGACAGCCATTCCGCCAACTCTTAAAGTAATTGATGTTTCAATAATCAATAATATTGCGTTTATTAATTTCAATGGAGCGCTTGAGGAAGGTGCAGCGGGCAACATCATGCTTAATCGTCTTGACCAGATTGTGTATACTGCTACACAATTTGACAATGTAGATGGAATACATATATTGATTAACGGTCAGCGCAAGAGGTTCTTAGGCCCTGATGGTATATCAATTGCAGGGCCGCTAAAGCGGCATTAA
- a CDS encoding MarR family transcriptional regulator — translation MDNTQKVIDVFKKSNEPLNASAIAKMTGLDKKEVDKIMEKLKKDGVIESPKRCYWVLK, via the coding sequence ATGGATAATACACAAAAAGTAATTGATGTATTTAAAAAATCAAATGAGCCTTTAAATGCCAGTGCAATTGCTAAAATGACAGGGCTTGATAAAAAGGAAGTTGATAAAATAATGGAAAAGCTGAAAAAAGATGGCGTCATTGAATCGCCTAAACGCTGTTACTGGGTATTGAAATAG
- a CDS encoding biotin/lipoate A/B protein ligase family protein — protein MNSWRLVIHNACAPSWNMAVDSAILRLAKTPTLRLYRWSKPAITIGYFQDREKEVNGELCKKDGIPVIRRFTGGGAVFHHEELTYSLVHPLQEAFGKGSITDSYSLIAQPLIHALRILGVDAQYRPINDIVVGNRKISGSAQTRKQGKLLQHGTILVATDTEKMLHYLTIDPKKIRQEGNPVITLSEIVKDLSKDSIFEQLMKAIISSFKKLFAVDFEEADITLQEHTMAIELERHYFSNEQWNCRRLSP, from the coding sequence ATGAATTCCTGGCGTCTTGTTATTCACAATGCATGTGCACCATCATGGAATATGGCAGTAGATAGTGCCATATTGAGACTTGCAAAAACGCCAACACTACGGCTATATCGATGGAGCAAGCCAGCAATTACCATAGGATATTTTCAGGATAGAGAAAAAGAGGTTAATGGAGAGCTTTGTAAAAAGGATGGTATACCGGTTATACGCAGATTTACTGGTGGGGGAGCAGTATTTCATCATGAAGAGCTTACGTATAGCCTGGTACACCCTTTGCAGGAGGCATTTGGGAAAGGTAGTATTACGGATTCATACTCATTGATTGCACAGCCATTGATTCATGCACTGCGTATTCTAGGTGTTGATGCACAGTATCGTCCCATTAATGATATCGTTGTTGGCAATAGAAAGATCTCAGGGAGCGCACAAACACGAAAACAAGGAAAATTGCTACAGCATGGCACCATCCTGGTTGCAACCGATACAGAAAAGATGCTTCATTATTTAACGATTGACCCTAAAAAAATAAGACAGGAAGGGAATCCTGTTATCACGTTGAGTGAAATTGTAAAAGATTTATCTAAAGACAGTATTTTTGAGCAACTAATGAAAGCCATTATTTCTTCGTTTAAGAAATTATTTGCCGTTGATTTTGAAGAAGCTGATATTACACTTCAAGAACACACTATGGCCATTGAATTAGAACGTCACTATTTTTCTAATGAGCAGTGGAACTGCAGGCGCCTATCGCCGTAA
- a CDS encoding lipoate protein ligase C-terminal domain-containing protein — translation MSIHVALKNPGEKLVHIDVDFEKNTISFIHISGDFFIYPEEAIGDIEQALVGLPVDPNIIEQNLLTLIQKNTIEMVGISVSTIVQGIQEAFAQS, via the coding sequence ATGAGCATTCATGTTGCACTTAAAAATCCTGGTGAAAAGTTAGTCCACATTGACGTTGATTTTGAAAAGAATACCATTTCATTTATTCATATATCAGGTGATTTTTTTATATATCCGGAAGAAGCAATAGGTGATATAGAGCAAGCTTTGGTTGGCTTACCGGTTGATCCAAACATCATTGAACAAAATCTTCTTACACTCATTCAAAAAAATACTATTGAAATGGTGGGAATTTCGGTTTCTACAATTGTACAGGGTATACAGGAGGCTTTTGCCCAATCATGA
- the amt gene encoding ammonium transporter, with amino-acid sequence MVVADTLWVLFAAFLVFFMNLGFAMVEAGLQQAKNAVNISAKNFVVFAIASIAFWFIGWGLMFGDGNGFMGWKGLFMLQGADNSPAIGDSYRGVYSAISWTGVPLFAKFFFQLVFCATAATIVSGAVGGRIKFLSFIVFSFILTSIIYPIAGHWIWGGGWLAERGFWDFAGSTVVHSIGGWAALTGALVLGPRIGKYNPDGSVNSIPGHSLPLATLGVFVLWFGWFGFNPGSTMAANAADIGRIAVTTNLAAAAGTLTATITAWLALEKPDLSMILNGALAGLVAITAPCAWVTPGASIVIGGIAGIFVVVFVLAFDRWGIDDPVGALSVHLVNGVWGTLAVGLFAAAPYAGGSGQPPLGLFYGGGIGSFANQLVGVVAVGSFVFVLSWVIWVIINATMGIRVTREEELIGLDISEHGIEGYPDFESYTLK; translated from the coding sequence ATGGTTGTTGCAGATACTCTGTGGGTCCTTTTTGCTGCTTTCCTTGTCTTCTTCATGAACTTAGGATTTGCAATGGTTGAGGCAGGTCTGCAACAGGCAAAAAACGCGGTTAATATATCGGCAAAGAACTTTGTTGTATTTGCTATCGCTTCCATTGCTTTCTGGTTTATTGGCTGGGGCTTAATGTTTGGTGATGGCAACGGTTTTATGGGCTGGAAAGGATTGTTTATGTTGCAAGGGGCAGATAATAGTCCGGCAATTGGCGATAGTTACCGTGGAGTATACTCTGCCATAAGCTGGACCGGTGTACCTCTCTTTGCCAAATTTTTCTTCCAGCTTGTATTCTGTGCAACTGCAGCCACAATAGTATCCGGTGCCGTTGGTGGAAGAATAAAGTTTTTATCCTTTATTGTATTTTCGTTTATCCTGACCAGTATCATTTATCCCATTGCCGGTCACTGGATATGGGGTGGTGGGTGGTTAGCAGAGCGCGGCTTCTGGGATTTTGCCGGTTCAACAGTGGTTCATTCCATTGGAGGATGGGCTGCATTAACAGGGGCACTGGTACTGGGTCCGCGTATAGGTAAATACAACCCTGATGGCAGTGTCAACTCAATCCCCGGGCACAGTCTCCCACTTGCTACGTTAGGTGTGTTTGTTCTGTGGTTTGGCTGGTTTGGATTCAATCCTGGATCAACAATGGCTGCAAATGCTGCTGATATAGGACGAATTGCTGTAACTACCAACTTAGCAGCAGCTGCAGGTACATTAACTGCAACCATAACAGCATGGCTTGCACTGGAAAAGCCTGATTTATCAATGATACTCAATGGTGCATTAGCTGGATTAGTAGCAATCACAGCACCCTGTGCATGGGTAACTCCCGGTGCTTCTATTGTCATCGGTGGAATTGCAGGTATTTTTGTAGTGGTATTTGTTCTTGCCTTTGACCGATGGGGTATTGATGATCCGGTGGGTGCTTTATCAGTCCACCTTGTCAATGGCGTCTGGGGTACGTTAGCGGTGGGACTTTTTGCAGCAGCACCATATGCAGGTGGGAGTGGACAACCGCCTTTAGGCCTGTTTTATGGTGGTGGAATAGGCTCTTTTGCCAATCAGCTTGTTGGCGTGGTTGCAGTTGGCAGTTTTGTTTTTGTGTTAAGCTGGGTTATCTGGGTTATTATTAATGCAACTATGGGTATAAGGGTTACCAGGGAAGAAGAGCTCATTGGGCTTGATATCTCTGAACATGGGATTGAAGGATACCCTGATTTTGAATCATATACCTTAAAGTAA
- a CDS encoding lipoyl synthase, whose protein sequence is MGRVRTIPDWIKFSIPSGEQYKQVQKHVAGCGLNTVCLEARCPNIGECFSKGHATFLIMGNICSRNCKYCAVAKGQPLPLDTNEPQNIANAVANLHLEYVVITSVTRDDLEDGGALHFVKTIEAIRATCSHTKIEVLIPDFKYSQKLSLTKIMEATPDVINHNIEVAQSHYALLRPKGDYQASLNVLAIVTEHGFVAKSGLMIGFGETKDDIIKTLVDVYSAGCRILTVGQYCASHKGAYPVHKYYTPEEFKEIEAIAYQIGFTKVLAAPLVRSSYRAGELFS, encoded by the coding sequence ATGGGAAGAGTAAGAACCATACCTGATTGGATAAAATTTTCCATACCTTCAGGTGAGCAGTACAAACAGGTGCAAAAACATGTAGCGGGCTGTGGTCTTAACACGGTATGCCTTGAAGCGCGTTGCCCCAATATTGGTGAGTGTTTCTCAAAAGGGCATGCAACATTTCTTATCATGGGCAATATCTGTTCTCGTAACTGCAAATATTGTGCTGTTGCCAAGGGGCAGCCGCTGCCGTTAGATACAAACGAGCCCCAGAACATTGCCAATGCTGTGGCAAACCTGCATTTAGAGTATGTGGTTATAACATCGGTGACGCGCGATGACTTAGAGGATGGCGGAGCATTGCATTTTGTAAAAACAATAGAAGCAATACGTGCTACCTGTAGCCACACAAAAATAGAGGTACTTATTCCTGATTTCAAATATTCGCAAAAACTATCGCTTACAAAAATAATGGAGGCAACCCCTGATGTCATTAACCACAACATTGAAGTGGCTCAAAGCCATTATGCACTGCTTCGTCCCAAAGGGGATTACCAGGCTTCGCTTAATGTGCTGGCGATAGTTACTGAGCATGGGTTTGTTGCCAAATCAGGTCTTATGATTGGATTTGGCGAAACTAAAGATGATATCATCAAGACGCTTGTAGACGTGTATTCTGCTGGGTGCAGGATACTTACGGTTGGGCAGTATTGTGCTTCGCACAAAGGGGCATATCCGGTGCATAAATATTACACACCAGAAGAATTTAAAGAAATAGAAGCCATTGCCTACCAAATAGGTTTTACAAAAGTGCTGGCAGCACCGCTGGTACGCAGTTCATACAGAGCAGGTGAGCTTTTTTCATGA